The Budorcas taxicolor isolate Tak-1 chromosome 5, Takin1.1, whole genome shotgun sequence genome includes a window with the following:
- the PHF5A gene encoding PHD finger-like domain-containing protein 5A isoform X1 produces MAKHHPDLIFCRKQAGVAIGRLCEKCDGKCVICDSYVRPCTLVRICDECNYGSYQGRCVICGGPGVSDAYYCKECTIQEKDTVAPPPGSSAHRISQARILGWLPFPSPEDLPEPPGKPQLLV; encoded by the exons ATGGCTAAGCATCACCCGGACTTGATCTTTTGCCGCAAGCAGGCTGGTGTTG CCATTGGAAGACTGTGTGAAAAGT GTGATGGCAAGTGTGTGATCTGTGACTCCTATGTGCGTCCTTGCACTCTGGTGCGCATATGCGACGAGTGTAACTATGGCTCTTACCAGGGACGCTGTGTGATCTGTGGAGGCCCTGGAGTTTCAGATGCCTATTATTGTAAGGAATGCACCATCCAGGAGAAAGAT actgtagccccgccaccaggctcctctgcccataggatttcccaggcaagaatactggggtggttgccatttccttctccagaggatctccctgagccacctgggaagccccagctcttGGTATAG